Below is a window of Littorina saxatilis isolate snail1 linkage group LG2, US_GU_Lsax_2.0, whole genome shotgun sequence DNA.
AAAGGTAccaaatgcaacacacacacacaaacattctctgAAATTGACTAATGTCACACTTAAATAAAATGCCCAtataatggagaaaaaaaaactgttaaaaaaagaaaatgtcatGCATTTGTTCAGTGAatttgaaaaagtaaaaaaaaatgcatccCTGATAATATGAGCTGAACTTCTGAAAGTGATCCCCTCCCATGAGAGAGAACAGGGAAAACAAGTTGCGAGatgcaaaattactacatttagtcaatctgttgaACAGTATGAAATTATAATTTTTACCCCCGCAGCCATGCACCAAGAAAGCGCCGAAACATTCACAAAAaaagcgtgcagaaagtgacaagccagtatggTGGACTTCACAGGAAAGCGCACTTTTCTCTATCcttttcaactttctgagcttgtttttaatctaaacataacttatctatatgtttttggaatcaggaaatgacaaagaacaagATGCATTCCTTTTTTGATCAATTACtaacattttaattttattcagaattttcagatttttaattaccaactcatttcttaatttttaagcttcccaaaaatgatggtgtgacagtgccacctcaactttcacaaaaagctggatatgatgtcatcaaagacatttataaaaaaaatgataaaaatgcCTGAGGCTATCATTTGCAAGAACTcgcatgtaaagtttcataaagatcggtctagtagtatTCTCTAAAtcgttctgcacacacacacacacacacacacacacacacacacacacacacacacacacacacacacatacacaaacagacacacacacacaccaccaccctcgtctcgattccccctctatcttaaaacattcagtcaaactttgactaaatgtaaaaaagaagaattaAAACCAGCTACAACAAATGTGGTCTACACTTGCACCTTCATCATCTGTCAAAACCAGTGTCCAGTCCCAAAAACTGCTTCATCGTTTCGTAGATTGTGAAGGAAACGCCGACCATAGGCATGATGCGTAGATAGTTGACACTCATTCCACGAAATAGTCCTTTCACCACCCCATGATCGTGGTACACAAGAAACAGCACGTTGTACCACCTGCGACTGTTGACACAGAGAAAACTATTATCAGATCAGAGTCACCATCAGTGTTGTTGTTATCATTTATTATCATCACTACTGTGGAATCTCCGTTCAAGACCTCCTCCTTTCAAAAGCATATCTTTTTTTAGATTTATGTTCAGAACATCTGTATATTTACCTCCCTCTTCAACCCTCCCTCTTCTTtgagacttgattttctcagatttttgggtTCCAGGGTATCATTATCActgttatcatcatcatttcaGAAGCTCCACAATTCAGTTAGAATTTGCTAGCTGTCATCGCAGATACAGTAAAAACCTCCCATTTGTGACCTTGACAACTTTCAGAAAAATCGGTTGTAAAATGGAGAGGTCTTTATTGGGAATCACATGTTTTGGACACCCAAACCCATGAAAATGTCCTGGTCATTTCATTAGTAGGAGGTAACTGCTTGTCATTTCACTTCCTGCCTTCCTTTGATATTTGCATTCTTACAAGTTTAAGGAACAGTGGGAAACGTTCCTTAACCTTCACCCGATCACGCGTTGGACTACACAGTGCGGATGATGTGggttgtgtacgacccatactttccaaagaaggattcaatgtaaaaagtatgggtcgtacacgacccacgccatccgaactGGGATACacgttttgccgcctctttgcTGAGTATGGGTCGTGCACGAGCCACGCCATCagaataaggataaacaacgtaaaattcctttcgtaattccatatgggttgTCCACGACACACATCATccagactgtgtagttcaattTACGTtatcatttatttgtttgtttacaaagataatctttcaaaagttgggcgATGGAAAGGTCGCATAGTGATtagagattacatgaagtctcaattaaaaactccacatagtttcagagataaagacgattttgtgaggctctgggtggTCCACAACCCACaaagcacggtgaaggttaaaagccattttgtgaggctctgggtggTCCACAACCcacgaagcacggtgaaggttaaaagACATTTGCATGCGTGACACACGCTCTCACAGTGATGGCAAACACTTATACACCCAAACCAATACCCCATGATTAGATTTCACATCAGTCAGAATCAAATCACAAGTACTTAAAGATGGACACAGTTGCCTGTAGTAAACTGAGATGAAAGTCTTTATTGACTCATTGGCTGGTTGGTCTGTTGTCAGAAAACGGGAGGTTTAACTATTCGGAGGTCAGTTACAGTGCAAGAGGCATCCGTGTCAAGAAAATCAAAAAGTCGGAAAACGTGACGTTTTGTTCTTGGAAGGGGTCGTTATGGGAGATTGTActgtacatatgtatatatgCATATTATTTTGAAACTTCAAAGATTAATCAATAACAATAAATCATCTATAAGGGCTTTCCTGCTTGATGCAAGTATTGTCCCGCTGGTTCAAAAATATCAACATGTCTATCACACTGACAAACAAAGTTGTTACATACATGCAGTATGACACAGGTCCTTCAGACAACAAAGAGAAACTTTAAACAAGGTGAAATAATGTCATGATGGAGATTCATGAATAGTGTGACATTGACTTTTAACTACAAAACATCAATCCACAAACATGAGTATGAAAGTGCTCACCCTTCGAACTTGTTGACATCACTGTGCATCTTGCCCACTTGAAGCTGCCGTCGAACAACATCCAGTGGGTATCTAACAACATACACAATGATCAAGTTTATTTAAAGAAGCATGAATGACAACGACAGAGAAACAAAACAGACGGGGGATCGGGAGGTGTatacgtgtgtgagtgtgtaggagtgagttagagagagagacacacacacacgtgtattcacatgcacgcacacacaaattatGAACGCTTACAACAGCTTTGCAAAGGAGACAACCATTACTTCTGACCTGACCAGCACTGCATATACACTAGGCTATTTTTAAGTAAATCTATCAGTATCACTCTAACATGGAGAGAGCAATAAAGTgagcaaagagagaaagaaaatgagAGATACAGAGTTCGTTaggggatagacagagaaagacagtgaCAGACGGAGTGattgacagagagacaaacagagatacaagagagaaagaaaatgagcgaTACAGAGTTCAtgaggggagagacagagaaagacagcgacagacagacaatgagagatagacagacagacgaacagaccaGCAGAGGGATAGTACTCACGAGACGGTCTGTGCCACAGCGCCTGCCACCCCTCCACACAACAGTTTTGCAGGCACCACCAGCACCAGACCTCCTGTGTTCTGTGGGCACGGACTGCCCACAATGTCTGGGTAGGTGTCTAGGCACCAGTTCTTCAGCATCTCGTAAGAATAAAAGGACAGGCCTAGAGAGACACACATCTAGTCATTAGAAACTGTAAAATCATGCTGAAAGCAAGGATAAAAAGGAACACATAGAATGTGTTTAGTTTAGTTCGTGGGGACAAATGGAGTAGGGCCGTCAAGCCTATAAATTGTCCCATCAATATTAGTTCAACAGTTTGTTTTATTGGGTCTGCATTACTTATTCAAGATTGTTGTGcaagatttttgttgttgctaacttTCTTGCCATTAATTGAACAGCAagcttgttatttttttcagtTGCCAAGAGATTGGTTCTGCTTGAATCTAACTTACTATTGCtgcacatgttgtatgcatttagagcgcttacacccctttttttctcagatatACACAGCATGCACAATTATGTCTCAAAGAATCATAGATTTATCCATACATGTACTATGCATGTGTCTGTAGAATGTGTCACGTTAAAAAAAGGTTTGACAATATGTTTGTTAAAGACTTTCTAAGCTGATTGCAAAAATGTAGCACTTGCTTGTAgttcttcttttatttcttcttattgaaaaaaagagagaataaCGTTCTAGGAAAATTGCTTTGAAGTAAAACTAATTGAAACATTCCAGGAGAGGCATAAACCCAAAACTTAGCATATTGATAATTCAAACAGCTTCACACTAACCTGAGTAAGGCGCCATCCCTATCATGGAAGGAACCATGCCTCTGAAAAACGGTCGCATTCCACCTTCGGTTAGATGCATTCGTCGTACCATCTCTCTCATGCCAAGCTCCATGGACGGAGATTTCACCTGAAAGGCCAGTCGGGATCTCAAAACATCCAGAGGATACGTCCCCAAAATCGCTGTCAATCCTGTTCAAGGACAGAAATTCAGATGTAGAATTGCACCTTCCTACAGGTATAAATCGCAGTGTAAACCATTGCAACCCTATCCAATCATTTAAATGAAGCTATACACaatgtatacagtggaacctcctttttcagacctaacaaaatctgaaaaaatcaggtcttaaaaaggggggagtcttaaagaaggtcgtctacatttttgctttttttcaataatcttatggttagatttcgctaaaaagttatgtcagatgatggatgaaccatggggaaaaaagttatagaaaaaaaatatgtaaaaaaagattttatttttgggtagcgtgtcactcacgcttccaatattttgttttctgtttactgagaacatgtgctttgcctaaaaatactgaccaatcaaattcatgtcactacgCTTAttgccacgcccaaacaagtgcagcaacagtttgacactggagcgctgtccacgcttttttttaaacgcacgaaatgcacgggatttgagaggagttttgcgcttggcattttccaaataaggatatcctactatgagtactacgctggaatactacaatgaattatcaaacggctacactggcttcgtctttcctgatcgaaagggggtgtattgttgatatttgtagataatagactctgcattttaatggtcaaatggcgatttcggtataaaaatgtagacaaggacctttaaaatggaggtaaattttacagaggttctgcgaaaaatgtgaaaaagcaaggtcttaaaaacggagggagtcttaaattgggtggtcttaaaagggtttTTTTACTGTACACCTTTCCTCATGAACAGAACATATGCCAAGATTCAATAGCCGGGCTGCATATTATAAAAGATTTTTGTATCAATAATTTTTTATGATTATCGCCAGAAAAAACAATTAAGTCAGCTCAGGTGACTGCTTCTCAAGgacttttatttttatgttaCATACAGTACTTATAAGTTGTAAGCTGGCTACATGAAGCAGCATACTACCTTGACTAAGTTCAGGCTGATATTTCCCATAAGACCTAGTCGCCTAGATAGCTGTAAACTAGAGCCTTAAATTGTAACTGAAACACATGTGTTCATgtgtagcacacacacatatatattaactagaatgaatacccgcttcgccgggtacccggctttgccgggaagaagtagagccgaatgatacccggcttcgccaggaagaagtagagcc
It encodes the following:
- the LOC138959383 gene encoding solute carrier family 25 member 16-like translates to MKGDENDRLDKINRALTSRTAKTLLAGGVAGCCAKSTVAPLDRVKILMQAQNTHFKDLGVYGTFKQVLVKEGVPGLYKGNGVQMIRIFPYAAIQFTAFEQYKKWLKPAFPNHPHIDKLFAGSLAGLTAILGTYPLDVLRSRLAFQVKSPSMELGMREMVRRMHLTEGGMRPFFRGMVPSMIGMAPYSGLSFYSYEMLKNWCLDTYPDIVGSPCPQNTGGLVLVVPAKLLCGGVAGAVAQTVSYPLDVVRRQLQVGKMHSDVNKFEGRRWYNVLFLVYHDHGVVKGLFRGMSVNYLRIMPMVGVSFTIYETMKQFLGLDTGFDR